From Drosophila yakuba strain Tai18E2 chromosome 2L, Prin_Dyak_Tai18E2_2.1, whole genome shotgun sequence, one genomic window encodes:
- the LOC6528735 gene encoding uncharacterized protein LOC6528735 — protein MIALLLVLALGALLHWLYRANKDYHVLSFFTKRIRSKDGTPVEIIAPTPKGKTIFGNTFDLYGRDHAGVFNHSRERAKEMGTSYIEYAFGTAIYNIIDADSAENVMNHPNLITKGLVYNFLHPFLRTGLLTSTGKKWHARRKMLTPTFHFNILNQFQEIFKTESQKFLQQFEGQDEVTISLHEVIPRFTLNSICETAMGVKLDEMAEKGDRYRENFSQIEECFIRRLSNPLFWGDKLFNIFAAKDYASALDVVHGFSSEIIAKRRVLLKDELNKNPSTQTGDDDGFVSKKRFAMLDTLIHAEKDGLIDHIGICEEVDTLMFEGYDTTSIGLIFGLMNMSLNPDKQEICFQEIQEHIDDDLSNLDVSQLNKLKYLEYFMKETMRLFPSVPIMGREAVQETELANGLILPKGAQITLHVFDIHRNAKYWDSPEEFRPERFLPENIQDRHTYAYVPFSAGQRNCIGQKYAMQEMKTLMVVLLKQFKVLKAIDPQKIVFHTGITLRTQNKIRVKLVRRKYQFRFLYRCYSLRLLEISEISLVGQIRGCGCLIMVFLWLVGASIVLLQLIYRLNRDYCILGFFAKRIRTKKGQPPESIAPLVKGSTIFANSFDLYGKDHAGIFKHSRDCAQALGKSYVEYAIGAAIYNVIDADNAEHVLNDPNLINKGTVYYFLHPFLRTGLLTSTGKKWHARRKMLTPTFHFNILNQFQEILITESLKFLQQFKDKDEVIISLNEVIPRFTLNSICETSMGVKLDEMAEKGDRYRENFSQIEESFIRRMSNPLLWSDTLFKMFAEKDYASALDVVHGFSSDIIAKRREQLNDEMDNIRNTQTADDELFTTKKRFAMLDTLIHAEKDGLIDHIGICEEVDTLMFEGYDTTSIGLIFGLMNMSLYPDEQEKCFQEIQAHIDDELTNLDSGQLNKLKNLEYFIKETMRLYPSVPAMGRETARETELANGLILPKGSQIAVHVFDIHRNPEYWDSPEEFRPERFLPENSQNRHTYAYIPFSAGQRNCIGQKFAMQEMKTLMVAVLKQFQILPEIDPKSIVFQTGLTLRTQNQIHVKLLRRK, from the exons CTGGTGTTTTCAATCACTCGCGTGAGCGTGCTAAGGAAATGGGTACTAGCTACATAGAATATGCCTTTGGAACTGCTATTTATAACATTATCGATGCTGACAGCGCGGAAAATGTGATGAATCATCCCAATCTGATAACCAAGGGGCTCGTCTACAACTTCCTACACCCATTCTTAAGGACGGGTCTATTGACATCGACTG GCAAAAAATGGCATGCTCGCCGCAAGATGCTCACCCCGACATTTCATTTCAACATATTGAACCAGTTCCAGGAGATCTTTAA AACAGAGAGTCAAAAGTTCCTGCAACAATTCGAGGGTCAAGATGAGGTAACCATATCGTTACACGAAGTCATTCCAAGATTTACTCTAAACAGTATTTGTG AAACCGCCATGGGTGTAAAGCTGGACGAGATGGCCGAGAAGGGGGATCGATACCGGGAGAACTTCAGCCAGATTGAGGAATGCTTCATTCGTCGCTTGAGTAACCCGCTTTTCTGGGGCGACAAGCTCTTCAACATATTTGCTGCCAAGGACTACGCCTCCGCCCTCGATGTGGTTCATGGATTTTCCAGCGAGATCATTGCCAAAAGGAGAGTTTTGCTCAAGGATGAGCTCAACAAAAATCCAAGCACCCAAAccggtgatgatgatgg ATTTGTCTCAAAGAAGAGATTCGCCATGCTGGACACCCTAATCCATGCTGAGAAGGATGGTCTTATCGATCACATTGGCATTTGTGAGGAGGTGGACACTCTGATGTTTGAGGGCTACGATACGACATCGATTGGCCTCATTTTTGGTCTAATGAACATGTCCCTGAACCCTGACAAGCAGGAAATATGTTTCCAAGAGATTCAAGAGCACATAGATG ATGACCTAAGTAACTTGGATGTTAGCCAGCTGAATAAGCTCAAGTACCTGGAGTACTTCATGAAGGAAACCATGCGCCTGTTTCCCTCGGTACCGATTATGGGTCGTGAAGCCGTCCAGGAAACTGAACTGGCCAATGGACTGATCCTGCCGAAGGGCGCACAGATAACCCTTCATGTGTTCGATATTCATCGCAACGCCAAGTACTGGGATTCCCCTGAAGAATTCAGACCGGAGAGATTCCTACCCGAAAATATCCAAGATCGCCACACCTACGCCTATGTTCCATTTAGCGCTGGTCAAAGAAATTGTATTG GTCAAAAGTATGCCATGCAGGAGATGAAAACGCTAATGGTGGTCCTTCTGAAGCAGTTCAAGGTTCTGAAGGCCATCGATCCGCAGAAGATTGTATTTCACACGGGTATAACTCTGCGCACCCAGAACAAGATTCGCGTAAAGCTTGTGAGGCGAAAG TAtcagtttcggtttttatACCGATGTTATAGTTTGAGGCTGCTGGAGATTTCAGAGATCAGTTTGGTGGGACAGATCCGCGGATGCGGTTGTCTAATAATGGTTTTTTTGTGGCTCGTCGGAGCTTCCATTGTGCTACTTCAATTGATTTATAGACTGAACAGGGACTACTGCATTCTTGGTTTCTTTGCCAAGAGAATTCGAACCAAGAAGGGACAGCCCCCGGAAAGCATTGCTCCCTTGGTGAAGGGCAGTACCATATTTGCCAACAGCTTCGACTTGTATGGCAAAGATCACG CTGGGATTTTTAAACACTCCCGTGACTGTGCACAAGCACTGGGAAAAAGCTACGTGGAATACGCAATAGGAGCGGCCATCTACAATGTTATAGACGCGGATAATGCGGAACATGTGCTTAATGATCCAAATCTAATAAACAAGGGAACAGTTTACTATTTCCTTCATCCATTTCTGAGAACTGGTCTGTTGACATCCACAG GAAAAAAGTGGCATGCACGACGGAAGATGCTTACCCCAACTTTCCATTTCAACATATTAAATCAGTTTCAGGAAATTTTAAT AACGGAAAGTCTGAAGTTCCTACAGCAATTTAAAGACAAGGATGAGGTAATCATCTCCTTAAACGAAGTGATTCCCAGATTTACTCTTAATAGTATTTGCG AGACGTCCATGGGCGTTAAGCTGGACGAGATGGCCGAGAAGGGGGATCGATACCGGGAGAACTTCAGTCAGATCGAAGAATCTTTTATTCGTCGCATGAGTAACCCACTTTTATGGAGCGATACACTTTTCAAGATGTTTGCCGAAAAGGATTATGCTTCTGCCCTCGATGTGGTCCATGGATTTTCAAGCGACATTATTGCCAAGAGGAGAGAGCAGCTAAATGATGAGATGGATAACATACGAAACACCCAGACCGCTGATGATGAACT ATTTACAACTAAAAAGCGCTTTGCCATGCTGGATACACTTATTCATGCTGAGAAGGATGGCCTCATCGATCACATTGGCATTTGTGAGGAGGTGGACACTCTGATGTTTGAGGGATACGATACTACCTCAATTGGGCTAATTTTTGGACTAATGAACATGTCTTTATATCCGGATGAGCAAGAAAAATGCTTCCAAGAGATTCAAGCACACATAGATG ATGAGTTAACCAACTTGGACAGCGGGCAGTTGAACAAATTAAAGAACCTGGAGTACTTCATCAAGGAAACCATGCGCCTGTATCCCTCTGTTCCCGCCATGGGAAGAGAAACCGCGCGGGAAACGGAGTTGGCCAACGGCCTCATCTTGCCGAAGGGTTCCCAGATTGCTGTTCATGTCTTCGACATCCATCGCAATCCCGAGTACTGGGATTCCCCCGAAGAGTTTCGGCCGGAGAGATTCCTACCCGAAAACTCGCAGAACCGGCACACCTACGCCTATATTCCATTTAGCGCCGGTCAGAGAAATTGCATAG GTCAAAAATTTGCTATGCAGGAGATGAAGACCCTAATGGTGGCAGTACTGAAGCAGTTCCAAATTCTACCGGAAATTGATCCAAAGAGTATTGTGTTTCAGACTGGCTTAACACTGCGGACCCAGAACCAAATTCACGTGAAGCTCTTGAGGAGAAAGTGA
- the LOC6528736 gene encoding uncharacterized protein LOC6528736, translating into MLELNDFTTVCPDDLNAALGFQIYNDLKHGEQGADFQPNYDRNLKVFYLIKNDAAYVPVLHTKAIDFRIIKSLHENLKQRNLYLAIVDNTANILYYKMSECLTENQSTKTAV; encoded by the exons ATG CTGGAACTCAATGACTTTACAACTGTATGTCCCGATGATTTGAACGCAGCTTTGGGTTTTCAAATATACAACGACTTAAAACATG GAGAACAAGGCGCCGATTTTCAACCCAATTATGATCGCAATCTAAaagtgttttatttaataaaaaatgatgCAGCATATGTACCGGTTTTGCACACAAAGGCAATCGACTTCAGAATTATAAAGTCTTTGCACGAAAATCTGAAACAGCG CAACCTGTATTTAGCCATTGTGGATAATACCGCCAACATTTTGTATTATAAAATGAGCGAGTGTCTTACCGAAAACCAGTCGACAAAAACTGCTGTTTAA